The Polaribacter sp. MED152 region ATGAAATTATTAAACAAATTGCGAAAGACATTTCAGCACCTGAAAATGCAGAGGTTATAGAAGCCAATGGTAAAACTTTAATTCCTGGTTTTATAGATGATCAAGTACATTTTAGAGAACCTGGTTTAACTCATAAAGCAAACATTGCTACAGAAAGTAAAGCAGCAGTTGCTGGCGGAATTACCACTTTTATAGAAATGCCAAATACAGTGCCACAAGCAACCACTCAAGAATTACTTGAAGATAAATTTAAAATCGCTTCAAAAGACTCTTATGCAAACTATTCTTTTATGTTTGGTGGAACTAATGATAATTTAGAAGAGTTGTTAAAAACAGATCCTAAAAAAGTAGCAGGAATTAAGTTATTTTTAGGTTCATCTACAGGAAATATGTTAGTAGATGATGAGGCAGTTTTAGAAAAAATATTTTCATCAACTAAGATGATTATCTCTGTGCATTGTGAAGATGAAGCAACCATTAGAAAAAATACAGCTGCTTATAAAGAGACGTTTGGAGATGATATTCCTATAAAATATCACCCAATAATTCGAAGTGAAGAAGCGTGTTATTTATCTTCCTCTAAAGCTATTGAATTGGCTAAAAAAACAGGAGCTCGTTTACATATTTTTCATCTATCTACAGAAAAGGAAACACATCTTTTTAGAAACGATATTCCTTTAGAAGAAAAACAAATTACTGCAGAAGTTTGTATTCACCATTTATGGTTTTCAGACAAAGATTATGCAGAAAAAGGTACTCACATTAAATGGAACCCAGCAGTAAAAACAGAAAAAGATAGGCAAGGGTTATGGAAAGCACTTTTAGATGACAGAATAGATGTTTTGGCTACAGATCATGCACCTCATACATTAGAAGAAAAAAATAATGTGTATACCAAAGCTCCAAGTGGAGGCCCATTAGTGCAGCATGCAGTAACAGCCATTTTAGAAAAAGTAAAAGAAGGTGTAATTCCTATTGAAAAGGCAGTTGAAAAGATGAGCCATAATCCTGCAAAACTATTTCAAATTGAAAAAAGAGGCTTTATAAAAGAGGGTTATTTTGCGGATTTAGTTTTAATTGACACCAACAAACCACAAACTGTTTCTAAAGATAATATATTGTATAAATGTGGTTGGTCTCCTTTCGAGGGTACCACTTTTTCATCTACAATTACCCATACTTTTGTAAATGGAAACTTAATGTATAATGAAGGCGTTTTTAACGAAGAAGTAAAAGGAAAACGAATTACTTTTAATAGATAATATGAAAAAACTAAGCTACCTATTAGCCTTTCTAATATTAAGTTCTTGTACTAGTAATACAATTTTTGAAAAGCCAAAAGATCTTATACCAAAAGACACTATGAGTCTTTTGGTACAAGAAATGATGTTGGCTTCTTCTGCAACTTATATTAAGAATAAAAATATGGAAAGGAATATTAATTATATGCCTTTAGTTTACGATAAATTTAAGATTGATAGTGTTCGTTTTCAAACCTCTAATTTATATTACATGTCTAAAATAGATGAGTATAAATTAATTTTTGAGGATGCAAAGAATAGCTTAAAAGAGCAGAAAGACTATTATGATAAAATTAAATCTACAAAAGATTCTTTAAGGCAAGATTCTATCAAAAAAAATAATCTTAAAAAAAGAGAACTAGATAGTATTGCTAAAAAATTAAAACTAACGGATTCTATTAAAGTTAAGATAAAAACTACTCCTTAATATAATTCTTACAAGTTCGTTGTATAGTTGCATCTATACTTTCGAACTTGTAATCTATGGCATCAATTACTTTTTGAGAAGAATATTTAGTTACATTGTGTGCACTTCTTGCTGAATACTTAGTTAACAAAGGTGCAACACCATTAATTTTAGATACAAACCAAGATATTCGCCAAGCAAGTTCTGTTTGCCAGGTTTTTACCAATTTATAAGGTCTCTTTTTATCAAAAGCATCAGCTATTTTATAAAAAATTTCTTTGAAAGATTTGTTCTCAGCCACTAAAATAAAGCGTTCATTTTTTAAAGAAGACTCCATAAGCTGAATCATTGGTTTTACAACATCTTGCACAGCAACAAAACCAGTTATGCCTTCTGTGTAATACTTAAAGCCATTAAAAACTTGTGTAAATAATTTTCCTGATCCAGATTTCCAAAAACCACTACCTAAAATTACTCCAGGATTTACAATAATTACATCTACACCTTCCTGGCTGGCTCTCCAAACTTCCATTTCTGCCCCAAACTTGGTAATAGAGTAACCACTATTATCTTGCTCTTTGTTCCACTCACAATCTTCATCTACCAAATTATCGTTTAAAGCATCACCAACAGCAGCAATAGAACTTACAAAACAAAACTTTTTAACCTTAGCGTCTATTGCTAAATTCACAAGTATTGCTGTTCCATGAATATTAACTTTTCGCATTTCTCTATAATCTTTAGAATTAAAAGAAATTAGAGCTGCACAATGAAAAACATGGGTAACATTTGCAAACGCAGGCTTCATAGATGGCACATCTGTAATATCTGCTTTAAACCATTTAATTTTAGAAAAAAGTTTTACATCTGAAGTGTAATAAGAAAAGACTTGCTTAACTTTTTTTAGAGAAGCTTCTGTTCTGTAGATTGCCCTTATTTTATCATTCTTTACACTTAAATGATACAACAAATGCGAACCAACTAAACCTGTGCCTCCAGTAACTAAAATCATACTACGAATTTAGCATATTTTGGTTGATAAAGTTATATTTGCCAACTGATAAATTGATTACAATGAAGAATTTTATTGAAGAGTTACAATGGAGAGGAATGTTACATGATAGCATGCCAGGAACTGAAGAACATTTGTTAGAAGAAATGCGAAGTGCGTATGTGGGTTTTGATCCTACAGCAGATTCTTTACATATTGGAAATTTAGTGCCTATAATGTTATTAGCTCACTACCAAAGATGTGGTCATAGGCCAATTGCTTTAGTAGGTGGTGCAACAGGTATGATTGGTGATCCTTCAGGAAAATCTGCAGAGCGTAACTTGTTAGATGAAACAACTTTAAGACACAATCAAGAATGTGTTAAAGCTCAATTGGGTCATTTTTTAGATTTCACATCTAATGAAAAAAATGCAGCCATTTTAGTAAATAACTACGATTGGATGAAAGACATTTCTTTCTTAGAGTTCATTAGAGATATTGGTAAACATATTACTGTAAATTATATGATGGCCAAAGATTCTGTTAAAAACAGAATTAGCTCTGAATCTAAAGATGGTATGTCTTTTACGGAATTTACTTATCAAATGGTACAAGGTTATGACTTTTTACATTTGTTTAGAGAGAATAGTACTACAATTCAAATGGGAGGATCAGATCAATGGGGAAATATAACTACTGGAACTGAACTTATTCGTAGAATTGGTAATGGAAAAGGTTATGCCATAACTTGCCCATTAATTACTAAATCTGATGGATCTAAGTTTGGAAAATCTGAAGGTGGTAATGTTTGGTTAGATGCCAATAGAACATCACCTTACAAATTTTATCAATATTGGTTAAATACTTCTGATGAAGATGCTGAAAAGTATATTAAAATATTTACGTTCTTAGACAAAGAAACTATAGATGCTTTAGTTGCAGAGCATAAAGAAGCACCTCATACAAGAATTCTACAAAAACGTTTAGGAGAAGAAGTTACAGTACTTGTGCATGGAAAAGATGAATATGAAAAAGCTATAAAAGCTTCTAATATTTTGTTTGGTAAATCTACAGCATCTGACCTGAAATCTTTAGATGAAAAAACCTTACTAGATATTTTTGATGGTGTACCTCAGGCAACAGTAACTGCTTCTTTGGTAGAAAATGGTTTAGACATGATAGCTGCATTGGCTGCAGAAACTAATTTCTTAAAATCTAATGGTGAAGCAAGGAGAGCATTAAAAGAAAATGCAATATCTGTAAACAAAGAAAAGGTTAAAGAAGATTTTGTGATTACAAAAGAAGATTTAATCGATAAGAAATACGTGCTTCTACAAAGAGGTAAAAAAACATATTACTTACTAATTGTAGCATAAATAAAAAAAAGAGCTAAAACTAGTTTTAGCTCTTTTAATACACAAGATATATAGAATCAACATTAATTGTTGATGAATTTTTGCCAATTTAAATCTGCCTTTTCAAGTAATTCTTCTGCACCTTGCTTTAACCAAAGTTGTAGCGTATTGGTTTTACCTTTATTATAAAATAAGTATAATTTGCCTTCTCTAATCTCAAAAGTATTAGGGTTTACACTTACTTTTTTTCCTTTAACAGCTATTGCATACGCACAATAACCTCCATATTTTGGAATATATTTTTCTGGATTCGATTTAAATAAAGCTAAATTTTCTTTGTTCGAAAATTTAAAATTAACAGTATCGTATGTAATAGAAAATTCTTTATTACCCTCTATAGCCTTGCTTTCTGTGAAATAAGCAACAACATCAAAACCCTCTGCTACATAGCCTTTTTTAGTATTATAATCTATACTTTGAGCGGAAATAACAGATGAAAATGTTAAGCATACTATTACTATAAACTGTTTCATCGAATTCATCTAAAGAATAGTCGATAAAAAGTAGGCTGCATTACAACTTCTATTAAAAAATTGCAAAAAAAATCCTGAAAAGAAAAGTGCTAAGATATTTAGATAAAACTAACTTTTATTTACGTTCTAGAGCCTTTTGTAAATACTCATTTTGCTTCTCTAAAAGCTCGTTAGTTTTATTCATTAATTCGATATTTTTAGGAGTTGTTACTGTTTTATTTTTAGGGTCTTCAGCTTTCTTTTTCATTGAGTTCATTACTCTAACTACTAAAAAAACAGTAAAAGAAATCACTAAAAAATCTACGCCTGCTTCAATTAATTTTCCATAACCAATGGCTACTTCTTCAATTTTAGGTTTCCCTTCTGCAACAATTGCTTCTCTAATAACGTATTTTCTATTTTCCCAATTTACACCATCTGTCATGTAAGTTAATGGTGGCATTAAAACTTCTTTAACCAAAACATTAACCACTTTATTAAAAGCAGTACCAATAATTACACCAATGGCAATATCAATCATATTACCTTTTACAGCAAAGTCTTTAAAATCTTGTAATAGCTTAAATTTCATATTTGTTTTATAATACCATTAAATTACAACCTCTAATATCAGAATTATCAAATCTTCCAATAATTTCGAAAGTATTGTTTTCATGAACTTTTCCTAAGTCTTGAGTGGCTATAAATGAACATGAATTATAATTTGCCAAATCAATTACGTTTATTCCACCTGTTTTGCCTTTTTCTAAAACGGTTAGTGCATCTTCTGTATCTCTTGTTAGAATTTTCATCCAAGGTGGCGTTTCAAAAATTCCATTCCCTTTAGAATATCCTTGGCTTAGCAATTCTGTCATTCCATATTCAGAATGAATTTCATTTACATTAAAGCCATTTTGTAAAAGCATATGTAATTCATTTCTAATCAACTCTTTTCTTCTACCTTTCATTCCACCAGTTTCCATAACAATGGTGTTTTTTAGATTAAAATTGTGTTTTTCAACCAAATCTAAAAGCGCAAAAGAAACCCCAATTAGTAAAATTTTCTGACCTTCATTATCTAATTTTACCAACTTTTGAGCTAAATCATCTAGATTATTAAGATAAAATCCACTGTGAATATTTTCACTTTTTTGAATTAAATCGTTTACCATATATACTAAAGAAGACCCTTTTCTCTCTAGATAATTGGGTAATAGCGCAAGAACCACATACTCCTTAATATCTCCATAAAAATGATGAAATCCTTTTAAGTAACTTTCTTCGTAAAGTGAAACGTCAGTTACATAATGTTTACTTGTAACACTTCCTGTAGTGCCAGAGCTCGTAAAAACTTCATCAATTTCTTCTAAAGAAGACAGTACTTTTCTGGATTTAAAAAACTGAATGGGCAAAAAAGGAATATCTTCAATTTTAGTAATATCTGAAGGATGAACATATAACAGATCGCAAAAAGATCGATATACCTTATTGTTTTTAAATTGATGTTTAAAAACATTTAAAGCATTTTTTGTAAATTGCTGTTCAGTTTTTATATTTAAGAGCTCGTTTTTCATTTTCTGAAAACAAAAATAGCACTTAAAGTAAAATTTGATGTTATTTTATAAAGAAACTTAAAAAGTAAAACCTATGAAAAAGTTTGCCCTAATAATTTTGAGTTTGTTCGTTTTAAGCTGTAGTGAAGAGGAACCTCTTTTTGAATTTAGCACTTTACCTATAGATGAGGCAAAAACTCCTGTAAGTTTTACCTACAAAACTTCAGACACAATTGTACTAAAATACACTTTACCTAATGCTTGTTTTTCATTCAATAATGTCTATTATGAATATGATAGAAATTCTAGAATTGTAGGAATTAACGTTATAAAAGATTTGGAAAAAACGTGTAATCAGGCAACTATAGAAAAAGAAATAAAATTGCCAATTCATGTTTTACAAGAAGAAGATTATATTTTTAAATTTTACAAAGGAAAAGATGCAAATGGCGACCTAATTTTTGAGGAAATTACAGTGCCCGTAAATTGATAAAAACACAAAAAAATAATTTTTATTTAAAGAAAAATTAATATTATTGCAAAGAAATAACATAAATCCCCTATATAATGCAATTAGAATATTCTACCTACAGAACGTTAAGTGGCGTTAAAGAAGTCTTAGAAATTCCAAGAAAAAAACCAACTCAATGGATAGTTTACTTGGATAATCAACCAAAATTTTACGTAGATTTTTTCGATTTAGCAAACGAATCTAATGCTATGATGAATAGTTTAGTTTTATGCGGAAAAAGAGATATTAGAGATGTTTTACAAGTTATTGGTAAACGTAACAATGTAAAATTATCTATACCTTCAATTTCCAGAATCGGAATTAAAAAGAAGATAAATTCTATTCGTAAAAATATTAACCTAGATCCTTTACCAGAAGAATGGTTAAGCTATTCTTTATAGATTTTAATTACCAAATCACCTTTATCATTCATTGATGCTCTATACATACCAGCTGTATTGAACTCAAATGACATGTAGCCATTTTTGTCTAGAGCAACAACACCACCTGTACCTCCTAATTTAGTGAGTTTGTTTTGAATAACATCTTGTGTGGCTTGTTTTAAGGTTTTTTGTTGATATTCCATTTGAGCAGAAATATCGTAAGCAACTTGGCTTCGAATAAAATACTCACCCCAACCTGTGGAAGAAACTCCACAGGTTGCGTTATTTGCATACGTACCAGAACCTATAATTGGTGCATCACCAATTCTACCCCATCTTTTATTAGTCATACCACCTGTAGAAGTACCAGCAGCAATATTTCCGTTTTTATCTAGAGCCACACAGCCAACTGTACCAAACTTTGCGTTTTTTATATCAGCGTCATAAAAAGCAGCAGTCTTATCATCATGATCTAACTCTGTCTTTTCTCTTTCCTTAATTCTTTCTAAAGACTTAAATCTTCTTTCGGTATAAAAATAGCTTGGATCTACAATTTCTAAACCTTTTTCTTTAGCAAATATACTTGCACCATTACCTGAAAGCATTACATGATCTGAATCTGTCATTACTTTTATAGCCAATTCTATTGGACTTTTAACATCTGTTACTCCAGCAACAGCTCCTGCATTTAGAGTGTTACCATCCATAAAAGAAGCATCCAATTCATTTGTGCCAAAATTTGTAAAAACAGCACCTTTACCAGCATTAAATAAAGGAGATTCCTCCATTACTTGAATGGTTTTCATAACAGCTTCTTGACTAGTTCCTCCATTTTTAAGAATGGTATGCCCAACCTTTATCGCTTCCTCTAATTTTGCTTTGTATTCAACCTCTTTTTCATCAGACATATTTTTCTTTAAAATCGTTCCTGCTCCTCCATGAATAATGATAGCAAAATCATTGATTTTTTCTTGAGAAGTAGCATCAATAGTAGATGTGACATCCTTTCCTGAATTTTGGGTTGATGTATTACAACCAATCAATAGCACTATTAAAGCAAATAGAATCGTAAATTTTTTCATTTAATTGTTATATTTTAAACAAATAACATTGTTTTTGTTAATTTTTTATATGTATCTTTTTATTCGTAAATTCGTTCTTCGAATTTAAACAACTAAAATTAGACTACAAAATGACAAATTTTGGAATAACTGAAGTATTGCAACAATTAGGTTTAAAAGATATAAATGAAGGTACATCTACTGGTTCAAATAACTTCTCGAATGGAGAAATTATTGAATCGTTTTCTCCTGTAGATGGTAAATTAATTGGTAAAGTAAAAACAACTACCAAAGAAGATTATGAAAAAGTAATTACAACTGCAACAAAAGCCTTTTTAACTTGGAGAGATAAACCTGCTCCTCAAAGAGGAGAAATTGTACGTCAGTTTGGAAATAAATTAAGGGATTTAAAAGAACCATTGGGTAAACTAGTTTCTTATGAAATGGGAAAATCTTTACAAGAAGGTTATGGTGAGGTACAAGAAATGATTGATATCTGCGATTTTGCAGTGGGTTTATCTCGCCAATTAAATGGGCAAACCATTCCTTCTGAAAGACCAGGCCATGTTATGAGAGAACAGTGGCATCCTATAGGCGTTGTTGGTATTATTTCTGCATTTAATTTTCCTGTTGCTGTTTGGGCTTGGAATACTGCTTTAGCTTGGATTTGTGGTGATGTTTGTATCTGGAAAGCTTCTGAAAAAGCACCTTTATGTGCGGTAGCTTGTCAAAATATAATTGCAGACATTTTAAAAGAAAATAATTTACCTGAAGGTATTTCTTGTATTATTAATGGTGATTATAAAGTTGGTGAAATGATGACTACAGATAGTAGAATTCCTTTAATTTCAGCCACAGGATCTACAAGAATGGGTAGAATTGTTGGTGCAACTGTTGCACAACGCTTTGGAAAATCTTTATTAGAATTGGGTGGTAATAACGCAATCATTATAACACCAACTGCAGATTTAAAAGTAGTTGTGCCTGGTGCAGTATTTGGTGCGGTTGGTACTTGTGGCCAAAGATGTACTTCTACAAGAAGACTTATTATACATGAATCTGTTTATGATAAAGTAAAAGATGCTATTGTTGGTGCTTACAAGCAAATTAAAATTGGTAATCCTTTAGATGAAAATAATCACGTTGGTCCTTTAATTGATAAAGACTCTGTGAATACCTATTTGGCTGCCATTGAAAAAGCGAAAGACGAAGGTGGAAATGTAATTGTAGAAGGTGGCGTTTTAGATGGCGAAGGTTACGAATCTGGATGCTATGTAAAACCTGCAATTATAGAAGCAGAAAATGATTATGAAATTGTTCAGCATGAAACTTTTGCACCAATTTTATACTTAATGAAATATTCTGATGGTGTAGAAAATGCAATTGCCAAACAAAATGGAGTAGCTCAAGGATTATCTTCTGCAATTATGACCAATGAAATGAAAGAAGCAGAGAAATTCTTGTCTTACGCAGGTTCTGATTGTGGAATTGCCAATGTTAATATTGGTACTTCTGGTGCTGAAATTGGTGGCGCTTTTGGTGGCGAAAAAGAAACTGGTGGAGGACGTGAATCTGGTTCTGATGCATGGAAAGTTTACATGCGTAGACAAACAAATACTATTAATTATTCAGACGAATTACCTTTAGCACAAGGAATTAAATTTGATTTATAAAAGTTAAACATTCCCCAACTTTTGAGACCAACTCTAATTGTATAGAGTTGGTTTTTTTAATTGATATTTAATTATACTTTACTTTTCGAATTACTCTCATTGCCTCTTTATATTTTACATAGGTTGTTTTATCCTGTAAATTTTTAATGTAATATTTAGCCTGTCTAAGCAATTCAGGTGCATCTAAATATCCATTTAAATAACACAATAAATAATTTGTTGGTAACCTAAAAACATCTTCATGCTCTGTAACCGACAATGAAATATTGTTAGCTATTTTAGCTACTATTTTATTACTATTAGTATAAATATGGGTAATAATTTCTGCATCATATTTAGGGGGTTCAAACAGAAATTCTTTGACAATATGATGTTTACCATTGTCTTTAAAATCAATAATTGTTTTCTCTAATGGGTAATGTGTTTCTACCTTATCTAAACCTAATAAAATATATTCTGTTACTATAAATGATTTTTGATTGTAAGAAATTTGAACATCATCTAATGCAGAAAAAAACAAACGAACTTGTTCATTAATAAGCTCTATATCTACCCTAGAATAATAGGTTTCTGAATTGATTGTTTTTTGCTCTCCTGCCCAACATAACACAAATTGTTCATTGAAAACTTTATATTGAGGATTGTACTTTTTCTTATGATTATTTATAAACTCAAAAACGCCATTTAAAGTAAGCTCTATATTATTTCTAGCATTTTTCTCTATAGATGCAACAATAGACCTGTTTGTATTTCTAAGTTCAAAAGAATCTCCTACAAAAGGCATAGAATTGCTTCCTCTTCTATAAAAAATGGTATCTCTTCTATATTTCCAAGCGTTTTTTAAAAGAGAAGTTATTGTATTATTAGCATAAATGGTAACCAAACCCACTACTTTATGACGTGGTAAGCTAGGAAAAGGAACATTTTCGTATTCAATTTTGGGCGGATTTCTTAAATACGCATTTACCAAATTTTGAATTTTACTATCATCAAAAAAATCGACACCAATTATCTTATTTTCTTCATCTTCAATACCAATAACAATGTAAGAATTGTTAGCAGGATTTGTATTAGACAAAGCACAAATGTGCTTTAAAAACTTGGCTTTACCTTCTTTTGAGCCTAAGGATAATTTTTGCTTTTTATCATAAAAACTATTCTCATCATTATGTGAGAGTAGATTTTTAATTAATAAGCGTTTATTTATCATTTTTAAGCTACTTCTTGTCCATTACTTGCTTCTAACAGTAAAAACCAATCTTCTAGTTCTAAATTGATTTCTAAGGCCTTATTTGCGTTTAAAATGCGCTGTTTATTTGTTGTACCTATTACTGGTGATACCTTAGCAGGATGTTTAAGAATCCATGCCAATAGTAAAGTATCTTCTGTACAATTGTATTTCTTAGAAAACCTTTTTAATAGTTCTTTTATACTTTTTGTTTGATACGTTTCTTCTCTAAAAACACTTCCTAAAGGACTCCAACTCATAGGTTGTATATAATTTTGAAGCATTTGGTCTAAAGTACCATTATTCATTGCTGAATTTTGCGTTAGAGAAAACTCAACCTGATTTACGTCTACAGAAACATGATCTGAAATAAAACTTACTTGAGAAGGTGTAAAATTAGAAACTCCAAAATTGACAATTTTTCCAGCATCTTTTAAAATTGTAATTGCTTCTGCAATTTCTGTAGGATTCATTAAAGGGCTTGGTCTGTGCAGCAAAAAAGTATCTAGATAATCTGTTTTTAAATTTTTTAAAGATTGTTCTGCACTCCAAATAATATAATCTTTAGCATAATTATAATGCTTCACCTTATTATTTCTGGTTTCTCCTGGATTCTGTATTCCACATTTTGTTATTAGCTCAATACTTTCTC contains the following coding sequences:
- a CDS encoding dihydroorotase, which encodes MSTYLIKNANIVNENNTFMGDVLIENEIIKQIAKDISAPENAEVIEANGKTLIPGFIDDQVHFREPGLTHKANIATESKAAVAGGITTFIEMPNTVPQATTQELLEDKFKIASKDSYANYSFMFGGTNDNLEELLKTDPKKVAGIKLFLGSSTGNMLVDDEAVLEKIFSSTKMIISVHCEDEATIRKNTAAYKETFGDDIPIKYHPIIRSEEACYLSSSKAIELAKKTGARLHIFHLSTEKETHLFRNDIPLEEKQITAEVCIHHLWFSDKDYAEKGTHIKWNPAVKTEKDRQGLWKALLDDRIDVLATDHAPHTLEEKNNVYTKAPSGGPLVQHAVTAILEKVKEGVIPIEKAVEKMSHNPAKLFQIEKRGFIKEGYFADLVLIDTNKPQTVSKDNILYKCGWSPFEGTTFSSTITHTFVNGNLMYNEGVFNEEVKGKRITFNR
- a CDS encoding DUF4296 domain-containing protein, whose amino-acid sequence is MKKLSYLLAFLILSSCTSNTIFEKPKDLIPKDTMSLLVQEMMLASSATYIKNKNMERNINYMPLVYDKFKIDSVRFQTSNLYYMSKIDEYKLIFEDAKNSLKEQKDYYDKIKSTKDSLRQDSIKKNNLKKRELDSIAKKLKLTDSIKVKIKTTP
- a CDS encoding SDR family oxidoreductase; protein product: MILVTGGTGLVGSHLLYHLSVKNDKIRAIYRTEASLKKVKQVFSYYTSDVKLFSKIKWFKADITDVPSMKPAFANVTHVFHCAALISFNSKDYREMRKVNIHGTAILVNLAIDAKVKKFCFVSSIAAVGDALNDNLVDEDCEWNKEQDNSGYSITKFGAEMEVWRASQEGVDVIIVNPGVILGSGFWKSGSGKLFTQVFNGFKYYTEGITGFVAVQDVVKPMIQLMESSLKNERFILVAENKSFKEIFYKIADAFDKKRPYKLVKTWQTELAWRISWFVSKINGVAPLLTKYSARSAHNVTKYSSQKVIDAIDYKFESIDATIQRTCKNYIKE
- the tyrS gene encoding tyrosine--tRNA ligase; this translates as MKNFIEELQWRGMLHDSMPGTEEHLLEEMRSAYVGFDPTADSLHIGNLVPIMLLAHYQRCGHRPIALVGGATGMIGDPSGKSAERNLLDETTLRHNQECVKAQLGHFLDFTSNEKNAAILVNNYDWMKDISFLEFIRDIGKHITVNYMMAKDSVKNRISSESKDGMSFTEFTYQMVQGYDFLHLFRENSTTIQMGGSDQWGNITTGTELIRRIGNGKGYAITCPLITKSDGSKFGKSEGGNVWLDANRTSPYKFYQYWLNTSDEDAEKYIKIFTFLDKETIDALVAEHKEAPHTRILQKRLGEEVTVLVHGKDEYEKAIKASNILFGKSTASDLKSLDEKTLLDIFDGVPQATVTASLVENGLDMIAALAAETNFLKSNGEARRALKENAISVNKEKVKEDFVITKEDLIDKKYVLLQRGKKTYYLLIVA
- a CDS encoding YHS domain-containing (seleno)protein, which codes for MKQFIVIVCLTFSSVISAQSIDYNTKKGYVAEGFDVVAYFTESKAIEGNKEFSITYDTVNFKFSNKENLALFKSNPEKYIPKYGGYCAYAIAVKGKKVSVNPNTFEIREGKLYLFYNKGKTNTLQLWLKQGAEELLEKADLNWQKFINN
- the mscL gene encoding large conductance mechanosensitive channel protein MscL, producing the protein MKFKLLQDFKDFAVKGNMIDIAIGVIIGTAFNKVVNVLVKEVLMPPLTYMTDGVNWENRKYVIREAIVAEGKPKIEEVAIGYGKLIEAGVDFLVISFTVFLVVRVMNSMKKKAEDPKNKTVTTPKNIELMNKTNELLEKQNEYLQKALERK
- a CDS encoding acyltransferase; translation: MKNELLNIKTEQQFTKNALNVFKHQFKNNKVYRSFCDLLYVHPSDITKIEDIPFLPIQFFKSRKVLSSLEEIDEVFTSSGTTGSVTSKHYVTDVSLYEESYLKGFHHFYGDIKEYVVLALLPNYLERKGSSLVYMVNDLIQKSENIHSGFYLNNLDDLAQKLVKLDNEGQKILLIGVSFALLDLVEKHNFNLKNTIVMETGGMKGRRKELIRNELHMLLQNGFNVNEIHSEYGMTELLSQGYSKGNGIFETPPWMKILTRDTEDALTVLEKGKTGGINVIDLANYNSCSFIATQDLGKVHENNTFEIIGRFDNSDIRGCNLMVL
- a CDS encoding isoaspartyl peptidase/L-asparaginase family protein — encoded protein: MKKFTILFALIVLLIGCNTSTQNSGKDVTSTIDATSQEKINDFAIIIHGGAGTILKKNMSDEKEVEYKAKLEEAIKVGHTILKNGGTSQEAVMKTIQVMEESPLFNAGKGAVFTNFGTNELDASFMDGNTLNAGAVAGVTDVKSPIELAIKVMTDSDHVMLSGNGASIFAKEKGLEIVDPSYFYTERRFKSLERIKEREKTELDHDDKTAAFYDADIKNAKFGTVGCVALDKNGNIAAGTSTGGMTNKRWGRIGDAPIIGSGTYANNATCGVSSTGWGEYFIRSQVAYDISAQMEYQQKTLKQATQDVIQNKLTKLGGTGGVVALDKNGYMSFEFNTAGMYRASMNDKGDLVIKIYKE
- a CDS encoding aldehyde dehydrogenase family protein, yielding MTNFGITEVLQQLGLKDINEGTSTGSNNFSNGEIIESFSPVDGKLIGKVKTTTKEDYEKVITTATKAFLTWRDKPAPQRGEIVRQFGNKLRDLKEPLGKLVSYEMGKSLQEGYGEVQEMIDICDFAVGLSRQLNGQTIPSERPGHVMREQWHPIGVVGIISAFNFPVAVWAWNTALAWICGDVCIWKASEKAPLCAVACQNIIADILKENNLPEGISCIINGDYKVGEMMTTDSRIPLISATGSTRMGRIVGATVAQRFGKSLLELGGNNAIIITPTADLKVVVPGAVFGAVGTCGQRCTSTRRLIIHESVYDKVKDAIVGAYKQIKIGNPLDENNHVGPLIDKDSVNTYLAAIEKAKDEGGNVIVEGGVLDGEGYESGCYVKPAIIEAENDYEIVQHETFAPILYLMKYSDGVENAIAKQNGVAQGLSSAIMTNEMKEAEKFLSYAGSDCGIANVNIGTSGAEIGGAFGGEKETGGGRESGSDAWKVYMRRQTNTINYSDELPLAQGIKFDL
- a CDS encoding ATP-binding protein — translated: MINKRLLIKNLLSHNDENSFYDKKQKLSLGSKEGKAKFLKHICALSNTNPANNSYIVIGIEDEENKIIGVDFFDDSKIQNLVNAYLRNPPKIEYENVPFPSLPRHKVVGLVTIYANNTITSLLKNAWKYRRDTIFYRRGSNSMPFVGDSFELRNTNRSIVASIEKNARNNIELTLNGVFEFINNHKKKYNPQYKVFNEQFVLCWAGEQKTINSETYYSRVDIELINEQVRLFFSALDDVQISYNQKSFIVTEYILLGLDKVETHYPLEKTIIDFKDNGKHHIVKEFLFEPPKYDAEIITHIYTNSNKIVAKIANNISLSVTEHEDVFRLPTNYLLCYLNGYLDAPELLRQAKYYIKNLQDKTTYVKYKEAMRVIRKVKYN
- a CDS encoding aldo/keto reductase family oxidoreductase, producing MKPTSKIIIGCMSWGKWGKNFTTKEAADMIEFCVENENTLFDHADLYGDYTTEAEFGVAFKASSVSRESIELITKCGIQNPGETRNNKVKHYNYAKDYIIWSAEQSLKNLKTDYLDTFLLHRPSPLMNPTEIAEAITILKDAGKIVNFGVSNFTPSQVSFISDHVSVDVNQVEFSLTQNSAMNNGTLDQMLQNYIQPMSWSPLGSVFREETYQTKSIKELLKRFSKKYNCTEDTLLLAWILKHPAKVSPVIGTTNKQRILNANKALEINLELEDWFLLLEASNGQEVA